The Spea bombifrons isolate aSpeBom1 chromosome 4, aSpeBom1.2.pri, whole genome shotgun sequence genome segment AGTCCAAACGTTTCAGGAATCATGCCGGGACAGCCTTTGGAAATTATGGACCTGAACATATTGGCGCGCCTTGATCCCTAGAAGAAGAAACCAAGGGAATCTGAAAATGTCATCTGAACTAAATCAGCCAATGACTGGAGGCTGCCAAAGTAGAAGAAGACGAGTAGAGCTGAAGATCTCCCTGCTGTCTCTGGCCAGCCTAGCAGGACAGAAGCTCTTCTTGGGTGAGTTGAAGCTCCTCTTTGGTGCATCTCCGTTGACCTTAACCCAACAAACTTATAGCAACCTTGTCCGGGGCCCAGATATTCCTAGTTATTCCGCAAGAATGTTCCAGCTACTAAAGGAAGCAGCCCTGCTTCTGCTAAACCAGATTCTTTAGTGAGCTGCTTTTAATCACCGCCGCTGTGATCAAACCCTGCaggatcaggagaagacagcaCCATACAAGACTCTGCAGATTTAGCACAGGACCAACCAGTGTGCACCGTAAACAAAAATCTATATAGACGCTCAACCGGAATGAATTCCGACTCCATACGGAGGAGTCctatagaataaaatatttaggtGAGTCTCGTAGTCACGCCGTACCACAGCACCCGTCTCCGATGAGTTCAGCAAGATACGGCGTCGATGACTTCTACCGTTATATGGATCTCAAGCAAGCCACGCGGGTGCCAGCTCGAGCGGCATCGCGGCCAACTATGTTCTCTTAGCCTCGCCAGCAAGctttgccaaaaaaacaaaaaacaaaactaggAGCTAGAGGCTAAAAAAAAGATCTCGCAGGGAAAGGTTACCAGATATAACTGGGGCTGCTGCTGATGAAAATTTAATCGGGCTGGCGCGGTACACAAAGCCAGAATGTGAGCATGAAGACAGGCCCAAAAATAAATCAGAAGTCACCTGACACCCAAAACAAAACACTGGCCCTCTACCAGGTGTCAATAAAGTTTGTCTGGAACTTTTTGGATCTTCTCTGTGACCAATACAACAATTACTTCAAATGTGCACGTCAGCGCTGTAATAATGGAGTGAAGGAAGTGAGTCACAAGGGGCCCGTTGGCCCTTGATCTCTTCTCGTCAGCGGCAGTGACTCAAATCAACGcggaatgacatcatatctcagcgACTCCGCTCGCTGATACCGAGGAGCCGTGTGAGGAGCTGGGGAGGAAAGTGGTTTGGAGACAACGCAAGCAAACGCAGGACCTGAAAATCCTCTAGAGCTGAGTGAATGTGACCtttaggtatatatataaatataaatatactcaaGGTGTGTCGTTTACTGATTTTACATGGCCAATGATACCTTTTTACCATATTTACTGCTTTTATAAGTTTCAAATTCCACACTCCCAGTAAAGCAGTAACAGCGACGTAttcactatgtatatatatatatatatgtttgtattgatacacatatacagacattttcattcaaaagtttggggtcactgagctgtcttcatggaaaacaaggacatttctggctgtaacataatcgcaaaagggttttctaacccattggagcacaggagtgatgggagtgataaagggccactggaacacaggagtgatgggagtgataaagggcctctgtacgcctatgaagagatttcattaaaaatcagccgtttccagctacaacagtcatttcTGATCCGGTTCATATTTTAATggtcaaaattagcttttctttaaaaaactgggacatttctaagtgaccccaaccCTTTTGACGGCGgcgtatatactgtatatatcttgTGTGGAGCTGCACTGGGCCAGCCCTGTTGAGTTTCTACGATTTTGACCCCGAATAACGTCAAAGTGCTGACATTTTCCACTGTACCCGAACTCTCCAAAAGGTCagcatttattaaacaaacccCACCGATCTCTGAAGGTCGCCAGCTTCGTGGTCCCTCTTCCAGTACGCGTTGACCCCTTATGAATAAATTATCTTGCCCCCACCAGGCAGGTAACATCAGTTCTGCCTCTGGGGCCCGATGGCTgtgacacacaaacactctcATTTCGCAATTCCTTTCCTGCATAGCTTGGGTTAATTTGACACCTAACGGGTGACACGGGATGCCACAGATTCCACCGCTTTGATTAATTCACGTACACCGGCgcatttctcaaaaaaaaagtaGGGGAATTCTCGTCTTAGAAAGCCCCACCACGAAAGGTGTTAGGAAGGTGACTCTGGACCTTTCCTCCTCTTACCCTTCCTTTCCCCTTCTTACCCTCCCTTTCCCCTTCTTACCCTCCCTTTCCCCTGTCACCGCCAGCCACCGACATAACTGTCGGACCCTGGATCCCAAACATGACATCATGCCGCCAAACGTCCCGGTCACCCACCCACCTCGGTGTCAAAGTGCAACCCAACCCAACACCCAGCAACCCCCCCTTTACAACCAGTTTGGGATCAAGAACTGACCTGAAACATTGTAGCCCTTGTAGACACTATGTAGCTGTCACCCTGATTAACCCTTCACATCAAGCGGGACTCCCTATTCTCTCCACCACCACCCCGATTCTTTGCTTTATCTGTCCTTCTAAACCTCCTACACATTTCTGGAGATgatcacagaccctatcattaCACCCTTATTTATAGCCTGTAGAACAAcatgacagacagacagacagacagacagacagataacTGACCTGGAGAGATGTTTCAGGATCTGCTTCTTTATAATCCCAGCCATGGTGAGCAGAGACCTTTAAAAATGTCCtctggctattaaagggttaatcggGGTCCGGTGGCTTCTCGTCTACAGCCAGCAGCCAGCAGGTCCCTCCATAGCCGCGGACTGGTGGCAGATGCCAGGTGCGGGTGCTCAGTGCCACAGGATCCGGGGGGCACCATCACACAGCGTCCATCTTAGCCGCACCATCACCTAGAGACAGGCAGCAGGGGGCGGGGCAAGGGGGGGTGACTCAGGCTGGGGAGTGTCAGAGGCAGGACAATGGAGGGGGAGGGCTAACCCTTTCCTGTCCAGATTCCTGAAGCGAACGGTGCAGGGATagggaaggagggagggggcggCGTGGGGGCCGGAGGGCTGCCGCTGCTGCAGTGTGGGTAGGAAGCGCAGCGCTGCTGCTTCTTATTATACCGCAGTTTAGGATTTTCTATAACGAGTGTTTTGGTTGGATTTGGGAAAATGcctcttttttgtttaaaactatTCGGCAGAGATGTGAAGTTTTATTCTAAAATGATAACGTTTTGTTTCCCTGACCCTGTTTCTGATTGTCAGTCCCTCTTTGGCACACTGATCcaggggagagctggcaccttctggcccggaGGGGGCAAggaaagccaagtggccccttgCCAACGCCAAACACACAaactgacactaacacacatacttacacttacatacacttactcatactcgctaacacacactccaaaCACCACTTACATATTAATGCTAGcacaaaaacatttacacatacatatccatgcaAACATATGAACATTCATACTCACACGCAAacgcttacatatacacattcatgctcacacaaacacttacaaatACGCATTCATACCCACAAatgcttacatatacacattcaagctcacacacaaatgcttacatatatacattcatgctcacaaaccCGTATACCCATTCATGCTCACAAatgcttacatatacacattcatgttcacacacaaacgcttacatatacacattcatgctcacaaacacgtatacccattcatgctcacaaatgcttacatatacacattcatgcttacacacaaatgcttacatatacacattcatgctcacacacaaatccttacatatatacattcatgctcacaaacacgtatacccattcatgctcacaaatgcttacatatacacattcatgcttacacacaaatgcttacatatacacattcatgctcacacaaaaatccttacatatatacattcatgctcacaaacacgtatacccattcatgctcacaaatgcttacatatacacattcatgctcacacacaaatgcttacatatacacattcatgctcacacacaaatgcttacatatacacattcatgctcacacacaaacgcttacatataaacattcatgctcacagacaaatgcttacatatacacattcatgctcacacacaaacgcttacatatacacattcatgctcacatgcacattcatgttaacacacacacttatacaaacattatcattctaacatacatacattcatacatactccCTGTCTTAGCCTCTCACTGGCTCGCTCCCTCACCGGAAGGTTTCTCTCTGTCTACTTGTGACCAGCGGGATAACGTAGCCTTGCATTATGTGACCTGCCTCCCATGCCAGTCCAAAATTGTCCACAAAGGGCCAGTCCACTGACAGCCTTTCCATTTTCCTCCAAAGGAACAGATATTTGAGGATTTTTAGGATTAAACCTTAATAGATTTAGAGAATAATCCAAgaaaaatccttaaaaatgatttttcttGGGATTGATTTTAAGTCTTCTTGTAAATTGAATGGTTCATCTTCTCCAATTAAATTTGTACTGTAATGATTGATTGACCAATCAAAAATAGGAACCACAGCTGGGTAAACGCTGGTTTATGACcttgttaaatgttaaataggTGGCTGGGATTTATTCTTTATAGCACATAAAGCAGATCTGGCAGATTAAGAGATGCCATTGTCACATATCTGTTAACCATTTCATTTCCAGACATATTTATTGCAACCGAaagtatggactgtaagaagtgtTACAACTTTCCTTAGAGAGTggaagataaatggaacagcctcccagcagaagtggtatatgctattacagtgagggtatttcaAAATGTGCGGGATAGAGAAACGGCTACTGAAacaaagacgagaccaacaactgattaaggtccttaaaacaggaaaaacaggcagtcTGGATGGGgttgaatgggtctgatctgctgtcaaattgttTCTGTTTCTAAACTGCAATTCCACATCTAACCACCGGAGGCATCAGTGGTACATGCACATgggtgttaaagggacagtaacgcATCAAAAGCCTCCATGATTATAAAGTCTTCTGGAAAGAATAATTGGGCTTGATTGCCTTTTGAGGGTTATGTACATTAGAAAAGGTACCCCTGTGTTTGCTTCTGTGACATCAGTGCGGGGCAGGTTCTCCCACCCCACCGCAGGGGCCAAAAGCCTTAGTTGTGGTTCCCCAGCCAATCACAGGCAGTAAAACCGCTCCCATGGAAATCGATGGGAGCGCCGTGTGTTCCTATGAGATCGCTGGAGCATGAATAAGAACCTCATCCCCTTTAATAGTTTAGGAGAAAAGGGCCCTTTACCTATGGCCGATGCTCAGTTCTCTGTCCCGGTCTGCAGAAGAGAATCCCTGCCTGATGCATGATACAGAAACAGCCGCCTCCTGGTCAGAAACCAGCTCTACGGAGAACTCccaccttagtgaataaacccctctgcAACTCCAGTGAAGAACAGTAAAACATACTATAATTAGCAGGAACAATCTTTTAGCTCCTTTGGTGAAAGCCAACTTTTATTAAAGGGGTAGTCgcaccatttttttctttttttttcccatacttATTCCCCaacaaaatatctttatttaCCAGACCTGGTTAATCAGGACAGGTATCAGCGCACGCGCAGGCACTACATTTTGCCTCCTCAGctgaattattatatattgttttatatagcgccgtcatatccCGCAGCTCTTTCGGAGTGTTCCAGAGCCTAGGGGCATAGCAGCTTTAGCATAGAGAACATCCGCTGTACATCGCCTTGGAACatgacggtgctatataaatcaataataataatatggccaacgtcaattaaaaaaaaagaattaaagggATTAGTTGTTGCTAAGTTCATAAAAATCCCccaaaatcccccaaaaaactaaaatttaaCCCTTAAGGACCTGCAGAGAAACTTTgcagaaataaaagttttaagGTGGCAAAAAGTGAATATTCTTGGTTATTTTGCACTATACTTTTGTACagctcatcatcatcatcatcagtacCCACCCCCACCCTGTGCAGAGGCTGACACTGCATCCTGCCCTACATACAGAGGCTGATTGCCCCAGGGGGGAGCAGTAATGAGTGTGTATGCGTGGCACTTTCCCCAGCCTCTTAGCAGGAGTGGCCAGGCTGGGTGTGATCTCATggagaggaggggggggcactttttggattttttttttggacagccCACACTATGAGATCCTTAGGAACCTGTGACCAGCCTCTTCTCAGATCATTGGTCAGATCTTAAAGGGAAACATTGTAGCCACTCCAAGGAGATCCCATTGATTAAACATTTAGCTCAATTGTTGCAATCACAGCACTGGatcgtcgtcatcatcatcatcatcaggaaCATCAACCATGTCTAATGCAAGGCAGAGGAACAAGGGCAGCTCTCCAGACTCCAGCTCCCAGGCAGCTGCAAGTGATGTGGCAAGAAAGGGCAACAAACCCAAGGGGTCACCAGCTTCTGGGGCAGGATCTGGGGCATTTTGGAAACTTCTGACCTTTCTCTTCTATGCATCCCTGGTTGCAGTCTCTGCCTGCCTTGGGCTCCTTGTGTATAATCTGCTGTCAGAAGTTGCCCAGATGAACAGCAAATTACATCACTTATCAGAGCAAAAGGGGGAGCTGGCTGAGACGGTGGACACTCTGCAAAAACAGGTAAATTGGCTAAAATTGTGATTCTGAAAATGCTACTTTTTTTACAGGTGATCTAGAGGATTCAAATACAGGGGCCCAAATGCATTTAATATACCTAAAATTAGTGGATACATGGAATAGCAGCCCTGTGGGTGTTGGGAGTTGCTATAATTGTATAATCATTAcctttttgggttgtttttttgtattttacagtAATTATTTTATCTGATGAGTATTAGGCTGATACATCTGAATTTCCCTGCAGGCTCCTCCAGATATAGCGCAAGAATTACTTTTATGGGTATTGCCGGGTTTTCTCTTTTCCcagcttattttaatattcttcttctaaatgtaaccattatttatttgtttttttgttttgtttctttttacctATACTGGGGTAAAACGAATGCGTGAAGCCCCATCTCATTGTACTTCTTACAGAGCCCTAATTTCAATATCTGGGTGAACCCTCTCCCAGGTCTTTAACCTAATTTGTTTGGGGTGGAGGGGTAAATATATTAGATTTCATACAttggattaaccctttcctggctCTGGGGCAAGAACACGTGAAATGCATATGTGTCAAGGAAAAATGGCTGAcgtggtcccccccccccacctcacATGAGTTTAGCACTTACTGAGTGCAGCCCACCTATAGGGCAGGGGGGGGTATTTATATGTCGGGCCTGTTACTCCCGCAGCCCCCGTTTTATCGAGGTTCTCCATATTGCTGTACGgggaagtaaaaatatatatatcgttaAACGGTTTTCCACCCAGCGCCCGCGCCTGTAAAGTGTTTTTAGAAGAACCGGTTGGTAGACATATTAAACCCCTTTCTTTTGCTCGCACCGGCACCCTAGCTTGTCGAACAGGCTACTGTGGCAGAGGTGTGGATGGGGTCAATTCCAAACCCAGCTGTAAGGGAGGAGTGATATGGGAGCATGCGCAAGCACGTGGCTCTCCTGACAAGCTGTCACGGGACGCTCTCCAGGTGAATAGCCGAAGAGCATCCTACGCTTCCGCGTGCATATTGGTTCGTTGAACTTCTAAAGACTGTTACCTAGGTTTACGAGGCGCACGGATCTGTAACATGTAGCTTCGGGAAGGGTGTCAGACCCAATTTTAAGAACGGTGCCATCGGTGGGCCTGGTTCCTTGGGTTTGACCCATTTCTGGACCTGGACCCCATAGTCACAGGTTCCCTCTGTAATGTCCTACGTGTTGACTCTCTTAATCTGTAAgtcgaattgttatgttatatactacttatgtcctgtttacccgtgGCACATGGGCTGACAGGGACCCACGTAAGGGCCGGCTCTGATGTGCTCGCCTTTTGTGAATTTGGTGTTGGGAGATGACCGGTGATGGTGCTGTATAGGCGAATGGCATGTCCAAAGAGTACTAATTTCCACGAGATAACATTGAAAACGTTCTGGAACCAAGTAGTAAATTTGAAGCGGAAGTATTATAAACCAGAAATATTTTACTTGGAAAGTTTGGGACGGTTTTGAGGGCCTGTGGGGCAAAAAATCCTGAAACTCCTTATTCTGCACCACCTGCCCTCACACCAATTCCATGACTGGTGAAACCTCCATGTACGTTTCTGGGACACGCCAAGATGGTTCCTTGAAGCTCTCTGGAATAACTTGAATTAATCAAACTTACGTTAGTCATATTGGTCTCACATTTTCCTCTCTCCTTCCAGGTGGAGTTGCTTCAGAAAACGGTTGGGCGCGTGGAATTCATCTCAAAAGACATTCAAGAAAAGCAGCTACTGCAAGATTCGTCCATCAAAAAAAGCGAAAAGGAATTGGACCAAGTCGGGGTGATTCTTAAAAAACTCCAGAAAGACCTGTCTAGTGTCATTCAGGACGTGACCGCGCAAGGAGACAGAGATTTAATACAATTTGAAAACACGATGAGTGAAAAGTTTACAGAGCTGAACAATTCCATTAATGAGAACATCGCTGAAATATCCAAGGTGCAGAAATCCAGCCAGGATGAGATTAAAAACGTGAAAGCTAAACTAGCGTCGTTAGGAGAGTTCGATTACGTCAAGGAGGACCTTAAATTACTAAAAGAAACAACATCCGAGTTGAAAACATCTTTGAAATCCAAAGAAGAATCCGTTGAGTGGTTGATGAACAACGCGTTAAACGGAGAGTCCGTTACGTCCAACAGCAACGACATCGAACAGCTCAAAGTTTCACACAATGACTTAAAGAGAGGCCTAGAGGCCCAGGTAACCGCAGTAGAAGACTTGAAAGACAAGGTCTCGAGAAGCGAAGAATCCAACGTGAAGAACGAGCTAGAGAGGCTTATCAAAGAATTTGACCAAATCTCTCTGTCCGTCTCagaaatggaaaataattatgTCTCCGCTAACAACGACCTGCTCAAGGAAATCGAAAGTAACAAAGACAGCATCGAATCCAAATTAAGCCCTCTGGAAAATATTGTAGAGTCACTGACTGGCCAAGTCACTCAACAGCTGGAGAAGGTCGAGGCCTTTAAAGCCAGCTTTGACGAATACAGCAGGAGGTTGAACGCTGTAGAAGAAGCATATACCGGACTCAAAGCGTTATCAAGCTCCGGAGGCGAACCGGCTGCCGAAGCCTTGTCGGCGTTAGAGGAAGGTCAACAAGCTCTGTCCCATCGCGTTGACGAATTAAAGTCTTCTGTGGCAGAACTTCCCAATGTGGCATCTGAGTTTGAGAAGCTCCAAGTGGACCTCACCAGTGTACTAGAAGCGCACAGGAATCAGATAGAAGAGTTGAAGGACGATTATGACCAGTGGAAGGTCAACACCGAACAAACTCTAAATGAAATTGGCTCCTCCGACCGCGCGGGACAAGTACCCAACGATGGGCTGCAGTCCTCCGTTAGCCAACTGGAGACGGATTTGAAGATGCTCAGGACGGCAGTGGACAGTTTGGTTGCGTACTCCGTGAAAATCGAAACTAACGAAAAAGAATTGGCATCTGTGAAAGACTCTCTCGAAGACCTAAGGCAAAGTTCGGATAAATTGTTAGTTAAATTAGAACAAATCCAGGAGAAAGTATAACTGCACTAATTTTGTAGTGAATAAaaatgtagggtttttttttcaaactttggaactcatttgtttgcattaaaatattttttcttttttctgtaacttttttttgttggggttttgtgtatgtgtgtgtttgaaagGGCCCGTGCACACTATAGCTTTATTTTATTCACGCTTGTCTTCCTGCTTCCTATCTCATAGATCTACCTTTTTTCTTTCCGCTTTGACCTTGCAACCAGGAAACCTGAACCCCTACCAATGTTAAATGATCtgtccacaaaaaaaatatctaaaaggcGCTTCAGTTTTCTGCTGTCTAATACCTAATTATGAATTCTGTTATCAGAACTTTAGCCCGCCGACGGGTAATTGTCTGTTGAACGTGGCAGGTTCCTTCACTTAGGTCCTCCAGCCAGGTCCATGAAACCTCCACCAGTCCTTAGACCCTTGTGTCTCCGCTGATCTCCGAAAACAGTAAATTTACTGCTATATAACAGGAACACAAAGTATGGAACAGAAGAACCGAATGCCCCTTGGACAAAGATCCTAGGGACCGCTTCTGTTAGAACATGGTTGGCCAACAGAAAGCTCTTCTGATGTTGTTTAAGTACAAGATCAACAATTCTCAGCC includes the following:
- the CKAP4 gene encoding cytoskeleton-associated protein 4; its protein translation is MSNARQRNKGSSPDSSSQAAASDVARKGNKPKGSPASGAGSGAFWKLLTFLFYASLVAVSACLGLLVYNLLSEVAQMNSKLHHLSEQKGELAETVDTLQKQVELLQKTVGRVEFISKDIQEKQLLQDSSIKKSEKELDQVGVILKKLQKDLSSVIQDVTAQGDRDLIQFENTMSEKFTELNNSINENIAEISKVQKSSQDEIKNVKAKLASLGEFDYVKEDLKLLKETTSELKTSLKSKEESVEWLMNNALNGESVTSNSNDIEQLKVSHNDLKRGLEAQVTAVEDLKDKVSRSEESNVKNELERLIKEFDQISLSVSEMENNYVSANNDLLKEIESNKDSIESKLSPLENIVESLTGQVTQQLEKVEAFKASFDEYSRRLNAVEEAYTGLKALSSSGGEPAAEALSALEEGQQALSHRVDELKSSVAELPNVASEFEKLQVDLTSVLEAHRNQIEELKDDYDQWKVNTEQTLNEIGSSDRAGQVPNDGLQSSVSQLETDLKMLRTAVDSLVAYSVKIETNEKELASVKDSLEDLRQSSDKLLVKLEQIQEKV